Part of the Deinococcota bacterium genome, GTGACCCTGCCGGCTCGCGATAGCCGCTGGCATGGTAACTTGGTCTCTCGTGACAGCACTCGAAGCACTCATCTTGGGCCTCGTTCAGGGAATCACCGAGTTCTTGCCGATCTCGAGCTCGGGCCACCTGGTCATCGTGCAGAGGTTGATGGGCGTCCACGAGGGCGCCTTTACCTTCGACGCGGTGATTCACCTCGGCTCGCTGCTGGCGGTGATGATCGCGCTGAGGGCGGAACTCTGGCTCATGGCAAAGAGTCCTTTCGGCGGCCGGACCGCCGAGGCCAGAGCGGGGCGGCGGCTTATGCTCCTGGTCATTTTAGGTACGCTGCCGCTGGTGGTCGTCGGCCTCACCCTGCGCGACCTGGTAGACCGGGCCTTTGGCTCGGTCTACATCTCGGCCTTTATGCTCTACTTTACGGGCGCCCTCTTGTGGTTTGCCGAAAAGAACCCGCGTTCGGGTCAGGTGGAGACGGCGTCAAAGCTGCGCACCCTGAGCGTCACCTGGCGCCACAGCCTGGTTATGGGCCTGTTTCAGGCGCTGGCCGTCCTGCCGGGACTGTCTCGCTCCGGCGTCACCATCGCCGCCGGCATGATGGGCGGCTTGGGTCGGGAGGCGGCGGCCCGCTTTTCCTTCCTGCTCTCAATTCCCGCCATCATGGGCGCGGCGCTGCTCGAGATGCGCACGGTCTTGCGCGAGGACCTTTCCGCCAGCCTCAGCACCGAGGTGCTGGTCATCGGCACGGTGGCGGCGGGGATCTCGAGCTACCTGGCGATCGCTATCCTGCTCAAGTTCTTGAAGCAGGGCAGCCTGATCGGCTTCGCCTACTACACCTGGATCTTGGCGACCGTCGTCTTGGCCATCAGCTATTTTAGCCGGGTCTAAATGGCCGGGTCTAAAAGCCGAGCACCCGGCTGGCGATGGCGAAGTAGACTAGGAGGCCGATGGCGTCGGCAATCGAGGCGACGAGTGGCCCGCTGGCGCTGGCCGGGTCGAGCCCCAGCTTGGTCAGGATAAAGGGGAGCGACATGCCCAGCAGGTTGGTGATGACCAGCATGACCATCATGGTCAGCAGCACGATGAGGCCGACCTCGTAACCGCCCCGAAAGATTCCAAGCACCATGCCGAGCGCACCCAGCGACACCCCCAGCGTAAAGCCGATGGCAATCTCTCTCAAGAAGGCGCGAAACCACTGGCGAATCTCCACATCGCCGGTGCTGAGGGCGCGGATCATCATGGTGGCCGCCTGGGTGCCGGCGTTGCCGCCGGTGCCGATCACCAGCGGCATGAAAAAGGCCAAGGCCACCACGCTCTCGAGCACCTCCTCGTAAATGCCGATGACGCCCGACGAGACCAGGCTGACCATGACCAGCGTGGCCAGCCAGCCGATGCGCGAACTGTAGAGGTTCCAGAGGCTGGCCTGCCAGTAGCCCCGGTTGAGGGGCGTCACGGCGGCCGATTTGTGGAAGTCCTCGGTGACTTCCTCTTCGGCCACGTCGAAAACGTCGTCCACGGTGACGATGCCGAGGAGAATGCCCTGCGAGTCCACCACCGGCAGGGCCACCCGGTCGTAGCGCTGCATCATTCGCACCGCCTCCTCGCGGTCGTCGCTGGCTCTGAGGCTCGCAAAGGAGTAGTCCATGATGTCGCTGACGGTCTTGTCCGGTTTGGCGAGGATGAAGCTCTGCAGCGGCAAGGCGTCCAGGAGCTTCCAGTCGTCGTCGTGGACGTAGATCATGTTGATGGTCTCGCTGCGCCGGCCCAGCCTGCGGATGTGCTCCAGAGCCCGGTCGACGCTCCACTCCGGCTTGACCGCCACGTAGTCGGGCGTCATCAGCCTGCCCACGCTCTCCTCAGGATAGCCCAGGAGCTGCCGCGCCTCCTCCAGGTCCTCGGGGGAGAGCAGGTTTAAAAGCCGCTGGGTGACCCGGCCTGGCAGCTCCTCTAAGACGCCCGTGCGGTCGTCCGGATTCAGGTTGGCCAGCAGTTGCCGGGTCTCGCCGTCGGTGAGCTCGCGCAGAAGCGCGTCGCGGGGCTCGGGCTCGAGGTAGGCAAACACCTCCGTGGCCAGGCGGCGAGGCAGAGCGCGAAAGAGCAGGACGCGATCTTCCTTGTCGAGTTCCAAAAGAAAGTCCACCAGCTCGGGCGCGACCATCTCAGAGTCGGGCCAGGCGACCCGCCGGCTCGACAGCTCGGCCCAGCGCTTTTCTTCGATCAGCCGGGCGATCTCTTCGGGCAGGACTTCGTTGGCCAGTCTGGTATGGGTATGGAGCATGACAACCTCCAGAACGCGCTTGGTTTTGCGATGCGGGCCGCGTCCTGCTGAGACAGGAGGGGCGGTGGCGGTGAGGTTGCCGCGTCCGCGAGGGCGCACAACCGACACCAGCCTACATTACGCGGAGACACGATTCCTTACACTGGTGTGCTTGGCGCATCCTTAGCAGTCTATCTCAGTAGTCTATGCTACGCCGAACCGGCACCTAGCGAGTTGGGAACGCGATGAAACGAGCTGTAAACCTGGTACGACACCACCCCGTGAAGCTGGCGGTGCTGGGCCTGTGGTTGGCGGCGCTGCTGGTCTTCTGGTGGTTTTTGTGGCGCCATGACCTGGGGCCTCTGCGCCTCTTGCAGGCAGGGCTCGAGGTGATGACGGGCTCGCTGGCGGGCGCCCTCAGCCTGCTCGGCCTCTACCTCTTGCGCCCGCTCCTGCTCTTTCCCGCCACGCCGCTCATCGTGCTGGCCGGTTTCGCTTTCGGGCCCGTCGGCGGCGTTCTCTACGCGCTCTTAGCCGGGACGCTGTCGGCGCTGGTCGCCTACCTCTTCGGCCGCTACGCGGTGAGCGGCAGCGCCCTGCGAGGGCTCGACCGGGGCTTCGTGCGGCGGCTCAGGCGCCACCCCTTCGAGACCGTCCTGACCGGCCGCCTGATCTTCTTGCCGGGCGACCTTATTAATTACAGCTGCGGCGTCCTCGGTATCCGCCTGCCGCCCTTCGTGCTGGCCACCTTGCTCGGCGGCGTGCCGGGCACGCTGGCCGCGGGGCTCTTCGGCGCCTCCTTGGAGGGCGAGTTGGGCAGTTGGCCCACCTTGAACGTTCAGACGCTGCTGCTCTCGGCGGGCGTCTTGATGGGCAGCCTGCTTCTCTCGCGCGCCCTGCAAAGCCGCCGCGCCCAGCCCGCCTAGAGCGTTACCCCAGAGCGCTACCCCAGAGCGCTACACAGCCCGTTTGAAGGGAAAGATATCGAAGCTCAGCCACACCCCGGCCTGGCTGTAGACGTCGTTTTTGAGAAAGGTCTCGAGCGCCTCCCTCGACTCCGCCGCGACGATGAGCGCCGAGCCGATCGGTTCGCCGTCGTCGCCTAAGAGCGCGCCGCCCAACTGCACCGTACCGTCCGCCACCGCCGGCTTGATCTCGTCAAGGTGCCTCTCGCGCACGGCCTGCCGCCGCGCCTTGGCCTCGGTGCCTTCGCCGTCTCGAGCGATCACCAGAAAGGTCACAGGTTCCTCCTAACTTGATACGATCTAACTTGATACGATCTAACTTGATAAGACCAGACTCATATCTGTTGACAATGCAAACAGCCAGAGTTATACTTACTCCCAGTGTAGGCGTTTTGCGCCCCGACGTGTCAGTGGGCCAGACGCAATTTTCAAGCCGAAAGGAAAGCCATTATGCCAAAAGCTGTAGGAATCGACTTAGGCACCACCAACAGCGTGATCGCGGTGATGGAGGGCAAGGAGCCCGAGGTTCTCGTGAACAGCGAGGGCAACCGCACCACCCCGTCGGTCGTCGCCTTCAAGGAGGGCAACCGCATGGTCGGCCAGGTCGCCAAGCGCCAGGCCGTCTTGAACGCCAAGGGCACCCTCTTCGAGATCAAGCGCTACATGGGCCGCACCTGGGACGAGGTCAAGGAAGAGGCCGAGCGCTCGCCCTACGAGGTCGTCCGCGGTGACGACGGCGGTGTCCGCTTCGTGGTGGGCGACAAGCAGTACACCCCCGAGGAGATCTCGGCGATGATCCTGCAAAAGCTCGTCGAGGACGCCGGCAAGACCCTGGGCGGCAAGGTCACCAGGGCCGTCGTCACCGTGCCCGCCTACTTCAACAACGCCCAGCGCGAGGCCACCAAGAACGCCGGCAAAATAGCCGGCTTGGATGTCCTCCGCATCGTCAACGAGCCGACCGCGGCGGCGCTCGCCTACGGCCTCGACAAGAAGGGCAACGAGACGGTCTTGGTCTTCGACCTGGGCGGCGGCACCTTCGACGTGTCGGTGCTCGAGGTCGGCGACGGCGTCTTCGAGGTGCGCTCGACCTCGGGCGACACCCACCTGGGCGGCTCGGACATGGACTATGCCATCGTCAACTGGCTCGCCGACGAGTTCAAGAAGGAGTACGGCGTTGACCTGCGCAAGGACAAGCAGGCGCTGCAGCGCCTCATCGAGTCGGCGGAAAAGGCCAAGATCGAGCTCTCGAGCACGCCCGAGACCACCATCAGCGCGCCCTTTATCGCCATGGACCCCGATTCGCGCGCGCCCTTGCACCTAGAGCGCAGGCTCTCGCGCACCAAGTTCGAAGAGCTCATCGCGCCGCTCTTGGCCCGCGTCCGTGGCCCCGTCGAGACGGCCCTCAAGGACGCCAAGCTCTCGAAAACCGACATCAATGAGGTGATCTTGGTCGGCGGCTCGACCCGCGTGCCGGCGGTGCAGCGCATCGTCAAGGAGATGCTCGGCAAGGAGCCCAACCAGTCGGTCAACCCCGACGAGGTGGTGGCCTTGGGCGCCGCCATCCAGGCCGGCGTCTTGACCGGTGAGGTCGAGGACATCGTGCTCTTGGACGTTACCCCGCTCTCCTTGGGCGTCGAGACCAAGGGCAGCGTCTTCACCAAGCTGATCGAGCGCAACACCACCGTGCCGGTGCGCAAGGCCGAGACCTTTACCACCGCCGAGCACAACCAGCCCGGCGTCGAGGTCCACGTCCTCCAGGGCGAGCGGGCCATGGCCGACGACAACAAGTCCTTGGGACGCTTCAAGCTCGAGGGCATCCCGCCCATGCCCGCCGGCCTGCCGCAGATAGAGATCACCTACGACATCGACGCCAACGGCATCTTGAACGTGACCGCGCGCGAAAAGTCGACCGGCAAGGAAGCCTCCATAACCATCCAGAACACCACCACCCTCTCCGAGGACGAAGTCGACCGCATGGTCAAGGAGGCCGCCGCGCACGCCGATGAGGACCGCCAGGCGCGCGACTATGCGGAAGTAAGGAACAACTTGGACGGCATGAGGCTCCAGGCCAGGAAGCTCGTCGACGAGGCTACGGAAGCCTCGGAAGACGACAAGCAGCCGGTCATCAAGGTGATCGACGAGGCCGAGAGCGCCATCAACGCCAACGCCCCCAAGGAGCGCCTCGACGAGCTCAGCCGCGAGCTCTCCGAGAGGATAAGCGCCTTTCAGCAGGCCACCGCGCAGCAGCGGGGCGCCAGCGAGGGTGGCGATCAGAGCGACGATCAGAGCGGCGGCCAGCCCGGCGGCGAAGCCGGCAAGCAGGACGACGACGTGATCGACGCCGACTTCAAGCCTGCCAGCTAAGGGGCCCACCATGCCGAACGAGACCAGGAACAGACAAGAAGACAGACAAGAAGACGAGCGCCTAGAAGACGAGCGCCTAGAGGACAAGAACAGACTAGAGGACAAGAGCAGAGAGGAAGAGGTCCCTGAGGCCTCTTCCTCTCCGGCCGAAAGCGCCGAGCCCGAACAGGCTGCCCCCGAGCAAGTGGAGGCAGGTCTGGATGCGATCCAGAGTGAGATCGACATCCTCCGCGGCGAGCTCATGACCCTACAGACGAAGCTCAAGGAGGCGCAGCAGGAGAGCGCCGACTTCAAGGACCGGTTCTTGCGCGCCCGCGCCGACCTCGAGAA contains:
- a CDS encoding YciI family protein, with product MTFLVIARDGEGTEAKARRQAVRERHLDEIKPAVADGTVQLGGALLGDDGEPIGSALIVAAESREALETFLKNDVYSQAGVWLSFDIFPFKRAV
- the dnaK gene encoding molecular chaperone DnaK, translating into MPKAVGIDLGTTNSVIAVMEGKEPEVLVNSEGNRTTPSVVAFKEGNRMVGQVAKRQAVLNAKGTLFEIKRYMGRTWDEVKEEAERSPYEVVRGDDGGVRFVVGDKQYTPEEISAMILQKLVEDAGKTLGGKVTRAVVTVPAYFNNAQREATKNAGKIAGLDVLRIVNEPTAAALAYGLDKKGNETVLVFDLGGGTFDVSVLEVGDGVFEVRSTSGDTHLGGSDMDYAIVNWLADEFKKEYGVDLRKDKQALQRLIESAEKAKIELSSTPETTISAPFIAMDPDSRAPLHLERRLSRTKFEELIAPLLARVRGPVETALKDAKLSKTDINEVILVGGSTRVPAVQRIVKEMLGKEPNQSVNPDEVVALGAAIQAGVLTGEVEDIVLLDVTPLSLGVETKGSVFTKLIERNTTVPVRKAETFTTAEHNQPGVEVHVLQGERAMADDNKSLGRFKLEGIPPMPAGLPQIEITYDIDANGILNVTAREKSTGKEASITIQNTTTLSEDEVDRMVKEAAAHADEDRQARDYAEVRNNLDGMRLQARKLVDEATEASEDDKQPVIKVIDEAESAINANAPKERLDELSRELSERISAFQQATAQQRGASEGGDQSDDQSGGQPGGEAGKQDDDVIDADFKPAS
- a CDS encoding VTT domain-containing protein, whose amino-acid sequence is MKLAVLGLWLAALLVFWWFLWRHDLGPLRLLQAGLEVMTGSLAGALSLLGLYLLRPLLLFPATPLIVLAGFAFGPVGGVLYALLAGTLSALVAYLFGRYAVSGSALRGLDRGFVRRLRRHPFETVLTGRLIFLPGDLINYSCGVLGIRLPPFVLATLLGGVPGTLAAGLFGASLEGELGSWPTLNVQTLLLSAGVLMGSLLLSRALQSRRAQPA
- the mgtE gene encoding magnesium transporter is translated as MLHTHTRLANEVLPEEIARLIEEKRWAELSSRRVAWPDSEMVAPELVDFLLELDKEDRVLLFRALPRRLATEVFAYLEPEPRDALLRELTDGETRQLLANLNPDDRTGVLEELPGRVTQRLLNLLSPEDLEEARQLLGYPEESVGRLMTPDYVAVKPEWSVDRALEHIRRLGRRSETINMIYVHDDDWKLLDALPLQSFILAKPDKTVSDIMDYSFASLRASDDREEAVRMMQRYDRVALPVVDSQGILLGIVTVDDVFDVAEEEVTEDFHKSAAVTPLNRGYWQASLWNLYSSRIGWLATLVMVSLVSSGVIGIYEEVLESVVALAFFMPLVIGTGGNAGTQAATMMIRALSTGDVEIRQWFRAFLREIAIGFTLGVSLGALGMVLGIFRGGYEVGLIVLLTMMVMLVITNLLGMSLPFILTKLGLDPASASGPLVASIADAIGLLVYFAIASRVLGF
- a CDS encoding undecaprenyl-diphosphate phosphatase, which gives rise to MTALEALILGLVQGITEFLPISSSGHLVIVQRLMGVHEGAFTFDAVIHLGSLLAVMIALRAELWLMAKSPFGGRTAEARAGRRLMLLVILGTLPLVVVGLTLRDLVDRAFGSVYISAFMLYFTGALLWFAEKNPRSGQVETASKLRTLSVTWRHSLVMGLFQALAVLPGLSRSGVTIAAGMMGGLGREAAARFSFLLSIPAIMGAALLEMRTVLREDLSASLSTEVLVIGTVAAGISSYLAIAILLKFLKQGSLIGFAYYTWILATVVLAISYFSRV